A single window of Nicotiana tomentosiformis chromosome 1, ASM39032v3, whole genome shotgun sequence DNA harbors:
- the LOC104113615 gene encoding LOW QUALITY PROTEIN: endo-1,4-beta-xylanase 5-like (The sequence of the model RefSeq protein was modified relative to this genomic sequence to represent the inferred CDS: inserted 4 bases in 2 codons; substituted 1 base at 1 genomic stop codon) produces the protein MNCQSSFFLLGLFLSIAPSFAAYEGPIYDHSAYTEVQILDADSAVIKASLKTDNGTVKCVGNVIARPGCWSFLKGGFVLDFPSSYALVFPVSAFLLKHKWFKERFNAAVFEDELKWYSTEPQQGEVNYTIPDQMLEFVRANQIIARGHNIFWEDPRFVPSXRNLTGPELKSAVNSRIESLISKYKNEFIHWDVDNEMLHYDFYEQRLGTNTSLEFFKTAQNLDPLAKLLMNDYNVVETCYDMNSTVDAYISKLRDLKQGGVFMDGIGLEGHFTVPNPPLIRAVLDKLATLELPIWLTEIDISNTLDKXTQARYLEMVLREGFSHPNVNGIMLWTALHTNGCYQMCLTDNYFHNLPAGDVIDNLLKEWQTGVVNGQTDEHGSFSFSGFLGEYXVIFGNRTAISTFSLYTGAETRHLNVQL, from the exons ATGAACTGTCAATCTTCGTTTTTCCTCTTAGGACTCTTTCTCAGCATAGCTCCCTCGTTTGCTGCTTATG AGGGACCTATTTACGATCACTCTGCATATACTGAG GTACAGATACTTGATGCAGATTCAGCTGTGATAAAGGCAAGCCTAAAAACAGATAATGGAACAGTTAAATGTGTGGGAAATGTCATTGCTAGGCCAGGGTGCTGGTCATTTTTAAAAGGTGGATTTGTGCTTGATTTTCCTTCTTCTTATGCTCTCGTCTTTCCAG TTTCAGCATTTTTACTGAAGCAC AAATGGTTTAAAGAGAGATTCAACGCTGCGGTTTTTGAAGATGAACTCAAGTGGTATTCAACAGAACCACAACAAGGAGAAGTGAACTATACAATACCTGATCAAATGCTGGAATTCGTTCGAGCAAACCAAATCATTGCCAGAGGCCACAACATATTCTGGGAAGATCCAAGATTTGTTCCTTC TCGCAATTTAACTGGTCCAGAGCTAAAATCAGCTGTTAATTCCAGGATTGAAAGTTTGATAAGTAAATACAAGAATGAGTTCATTCATTGGGATGTTGACAATGAGATGCTTCACTATGATTTCTATGAACAAAGACTTGGTACCAATACTAGTCTGGAGTTTTTCAAAACAGCACAGAATTTAGATCCCTTAGCTAAATTGTTAATGAATGACTATAATGTTGTAGAGACTTGCTATGACATGAATTCCACAGTTGATGCCTACATTTCCAAGTTGAGAGATTTAAAACAAGGTGGAGTATTTATGGATGGAATTGGCCTAGAAGGACATTTTACAGTACCAAATCCTCCCCTTATCAGAGCAGTTTTAGACAAATTGGCTACACTTGAACTTCCCATATGGCTTACAGAAATTGATATCAGTAATACACTTGATAAATAAACTCAG GCTAGATATCTAGAGATGGTTTTAAGAGAGGGATTTTCGCATCCAAATGTTAATGGAATCATGCTTTGGACAGCATTACATACTAATGGATGTTATCAGATGTGTTTGACAGATAACTATTTTCATAACCTTCCTGCTGGGGACGTAATCGATAACCTGCTGAAAGAATGGCAAACTGGGGTGGTGAATGGTCAGACTGATGAGCATGGCTCATTTAGCTTCTCTGGGTTTTTAGGTGAATA AGTCATATTTGGTAACAGAACAGCTATTTCAACATTCTCATTATATACAGGTGCTGAAACCAGGCACTTAAATGTTCAATTGTGA
- the LOC138907025 gene encoding uncharacterized protein, giving the protein MTLVNAAFDDKGFQGWRRLMLIVLSAKNKIEFINGACPPPAVTSKEYQPCSRCNDMVTSWLLNSLSKGIGDNVIYSKSADIWTTLEHRFGQSNRAKLYHSRKELSRLTQGINDIATYFTKLKRLWDELDSLNYDARVIILIMNPLPNINHAYSLVLQDENQREVYANPLISTDSSSFMAPLMNRAQVFGDVREGLYILEPSGVRTSLEEKIVASLNQKVFSQFSTLFPFLQVQFLMYTSGTLY; this is encoded by the exons ATGACCCTCGTCAATGCTGCCTTCGATGACAAGGGGTTTCAAGGGTGGAGAAGATTAATGCTAATAGTACTTTCAGCAAAGAACAAAATAGAATTTATCAATGGAGCTTGTCCTCCCCCAGCTGTCACTTCTAAGGAATACCAACCATGTAGTAGATGCAATGACATGGTGACTTCATGGCTTCTCAACTCACTGTCCAAAGGCATTGGGGATAATGTGATCTACTCAAAATCAGCGGATATATGGACCACCTTAGAGCACAGGTTTGGACAGTCCAATAGAGCTAAACTTTATCACTCGAGAAAGGAATTATCAAGGTTAACACAGGGAATAAATGATATAGCAACTTACTTCACAAAGCTCAAACGATTGTGGGATGAATTAGACTCACTCAACTATGAT GCAAGGGTAATCATTTTGATTATGAACCCTTTACCAAACATCAACCATGCTTATTCACTTGTTTTACAAGATGAAAATCAAAGAGAAGTTTATGCTAATCCTCTTATTTCTACTGATTCTTCTTCTTTCATG GCCCCTTTAATGAATAGGGCTCAAGTTTTTGGTGATGTAAGGGAAGGATTATATATCTTGGAGCCTAGTGGAGTTAGGACTTCTTTAGAAGAAAAAATAGTTGCATCTTTAAATCAAAAAGTTTTTAGTCAGTTTTCAACATTGTTTCCTTTTCTGCAAGTGCAATTTCTGATGTATACCTCTGGCACATTATATTAG
- the LOC104113612 gene encoding thaumatin-like protein 1, producing MDLSSSSPSHFILSLSFAFLVLSRGVLGATFTFVNKCEYTVWPGILANAGSPTLQSTGFELPQDSSRTFTAPTGWSGRFWGRTSCSFDGSESGSCGTGDCGSGEVECNGAGAAPPATLAEFTLGTGGQDFYDVSLVDGYNLPMVVEASGGSGMCATTGCVTDLNQICPTELRSGGGEACRSACEAFNKPEYCCSGAYSTPATCKPSMYSQMFKSACPRSYSYAYDDPTSTFTCSGADYTVTFCPSTPSQKSTKDTTPTTTTPSDGGSYDGTGVVDPATGTSSSSGQMVSGSGAGLEYGSGTQYGSGSGTEYGSGTETQSGSGSQAMLADGSYLAGLAMGESARVLYPTALHFSALAATLVLFVFL from the exons ATGGATCTGTCATCTTCTTCTCCTTCACACTTCATTCTTAGCTTGTCTTTTGCTTTCCTCGTTCTATCGAGAG gTGTGTTAGGGGCTACATTTACATTTGTGAACAAATGTGAGTACACAGTATGGCCAGGTATTCTTGCTAATGCAGGTAGTCCAACTCTACAAAGCACTGGATTTGAACTTCCGCAAGACTCTTCACGTACATTCACTGCACCCACTGGTTGGTCCGGCAGGTTTTGGGGCAGAACAAGTTGTTCATTTGATGGATCCGAGTCGGGTTCTTGTGGAACTGGTGATTGCGGCTCCGGTGAGGTGGAATGCAACGGAGCCGGAGCTGCTCCGCCGGCGACTCTAGCGGAGTTTACTCTCGGAACTGGCGGGCAAGATTTTTATGACGTGAGTTTAGTTGACGGGTACAATTTACCTATGGTAGTTGAAGCTTCGGGCGGGTCGGGTATGTGTGCGACGACGGGTTGTGTTACGGATCTGAACCAAATCTGCCCGACGGAGCTTAGGAGTGGCGGTGGAGAAGCGTGTAGGAGCGCGTGTGAGGCGTTTAACAAGCCGGAGTATTGCTGTAGCGGCGCGTATAGTACACCGGCGACTTGTAAACCGTCGATGTACTCGCAGATGTTCAAATCTGCTTGCCCGAGATCATATAGTTACGCTTATGATGATCCAACCAGCACTTTTACTTGCAGTGGTGCTGATTATACGGTCACATTTTGCCCTTCAACCCCAAG TCAAAAATCTACAAAAGATACGACACCTACGACAACTACACCCAGTGATGGTGGGTCTTATGATGGGACAGGAGTTGTGGACCCTGCAACAGGAACATCGTCAAGTTCTGGCCAAATGGTTTCTGGATCAGGTGCCGGGTTAGAGTACGGGTCAGGAACACAATACGGGTCAGGATCCGGAACAGAATATGGATCAGGAACCGAAACACAGTCCGGATCCGGGTCTCAAGCTATGTTAGCAGATGGGTCATATTTAGCTGGATTAGCCATGGGAGAATCCGCAAGAGTTCTCTATCCAACAGCTTTGCATTTCAGTGCTTTGGCTGCAACTTTGGTTTTATTTGTTTTCTTGTAG